From a single Bacillus pseudomycoides DSM 12442 genomic region:
- the mutY gene encoding A/G-specific adenine glycosylase produces MALEILDDFNIEKFQHDLISWFEKEQRDLPWRKNKDPYRVWVSEIMLQQTRVEAVKPYYANFMGKFPTLEALASADDEEVLKAWEGLGYYSRARNLHAAVKEVKEVYGGKVPSDVKKIEKLKGVGPYTKGAILSIAYGIPEPAVDGNVMRVLSRILSVWDDIAKPKTRKVFEEIVREIISKENPSYFNQGLMELGALICIPKNPACLLCPVREHCRGYAEGVQKELPVKSKAKAPKMVPLVAGVLQTEDGNYVINKRPSTGLLANMWEFPNVEISEGIRNQKQQLTDYMKENFSISISIDEYAMNVQHTFTHRTWDVFVFYGKVTSAIKETDTLKVVSKEEFEKLPFSKSHRMIYEECVKKLQP; encoded by the coding sequence TTGGCACTTGAAATATTAGATGATTTTAACATAGAGAAGTTTCAACATGATTTAATTAGTTGGTTTGAAAAAGAACAGCGTGATTTACCTTGGCGTAAAAATAAAGATCCGTATCGCGTTTGGGTTTCTGAAATTATGTTGCAGCAAACAAGAGTGGAAGCTGTAAAACCATATTACGCAAATTTCATGGGAAAGTTCCCAACGTTAGAAGCGTTGGCATCGGCAGATGATGAAGAGGTATTAAAAGCATGGGAAGGCCTCGGTTATTATTCTAGAGCGCGGAATTTACATGCAGCGGTGAAGGAAGTAAAAGAAGTATATGGTGGGAAAGTACCAAGTGATGTGAAAAAAATTGAAAAATTAAAAGGTGTTGGTCCATACACAAAAGGTGCAATTTTAAGTATTGCATACGGTATACCAGAGCCAGCTGTAGATGGAAATGTAATGCGTGTTTTATCCCGTATATTATCGGTTTGGGATGATATTGCGAAACCTAAGACGCGAAAAGTATTTGAAGAGATTGTACGTGAAATCATTTCAAAGGAAAATCCATCTTATTTTAATCAAGGCTTAATGGAGCTAGGTGCGCTCATTTGTATTCCGAAAAATCCAGCTTGTTTACTTTGTCCAGTTCGGGAACACTGTCGTGGTTATGCAGAAGGTGTACAGAAAGAGTTACCAGTCAAAAGTAAGGCGAAAGCTCCTAAAATGGTGCCACTTGTTGCGGGTGTGCTGCAAACAGAAGATGGAAATTATGTAATTAACAAAAGACCGAGTACAGGATTACTTGCAAATATGTGGGAATTCCCAAATGTTGAAATTAGCGAAGGGATTCGAAATCAGAAACAACAGCTTACTGATTATATGAAAGAGAACTTTTCCATTTCTATTTCTATCGATGAGTATGCAATGAATGTGCAACATACTTTTACTCATCGGACATGGGATGTATTTGTATTTTATGGGAAGGTAACAAGTGCTATTAAAGAAACAGATACATTAAAAGTTGTATCTAAAGAAGAATTTGAAAAATTACCTTTTTCTAAATCGCATCGTATGATTTATGAAGAATGTGTTAAAAAACTTCAGCCTTAA
- a CDS encoding metal-dependent hydrolase — protein sequence MDTATHLVMGVTLGGLATLDPAISQSDFGPQAVMLATIAGSNIPDIDTVLKLRNNAKYIRNHRGVTHSIPAVILWSFLISGISFAFFTEAPYFHLLLWSFIAVFLHVFVDIFNAYGTQALRPFTKRWVALGVINTFDAVIFFIHILAIACMVVGSHKGYTALAAYILMFVYYVGRIVMRQNVKSVVYKRFEDVEEVIISPSYRFYHYHLAIVTKKHYYVARWHRGHIMVHDQFDRIPLPDNKIMRAAQKDENISAFLSFSPVYRWDIFDYDNYYEVRFIDLRYRSKDYYPFVAIVQLDQNLNIISSYTGWIFSEEKLRKKLELIPH from the coding sequence ATGGACACGGCCACTCACCTTGTTATGGGCGTCACATTAGGTGGTTTAGCAACGTTAGATCCAGCCATTAGCCAGAGTGATTTCGGACCACAAGCTGTTATGCTTGCAACGATCGCTGGCTCCAATATTCCTGATATTGATACCGTCTTAAAATTACGTAATAATGCAAAATATATACGAAACCATCGCGGGGTTACTCATTCCATTCCTGCTGTTATTCTCTGGTCTTTCCTTATAAGCGGAATTTCCTTTGCCTTCTTTACAGAAGCTCCCTATTTTCATCTACTACTTTGGTCATTTATCGCCGTCTTTCTTCACGTGTTTGTTGATATTTTTAACGCCTATGGTACACAAGCGTTGAGGCCTTTTACAAAAAGGTGGGTTGCATTAGGTGTAATTAATACATTTGATGCTGTTATTTTCTTTATCCATATACTCGCTATCGCTTGTATGGTTGTTGGCTCCCATAAAGGATATACTGCTTTAGCTGCATATATATTAATGTTTGTCTACTATGTCGGTCGAATTGTAATGAGACAAAATGTAAAAAGTGTAGTTTACAAACGATTTGAAGATGTAGAGGAAGTCATTATTTCTCCTTCTTATCGCTTTTATCACTATCATTTAGCTATTGTAACAAAAAAACACTATTATGTTGCGCGTTGGCACCGCGGCCATATTATGGTGCATGATCAATTTGATCGTATTCCACTTCCAGATAATAAAATTATGCGAGCTGCACAAAAAGATGAAAACATTTCTGCTTTTTTATCTTTTTCACCCGTATACCGCTGGGATATTTTTGATTACGACAACTATTATGAAGTGCGTTTTATCGATTTACGGTACCGTAGTAAAGACTATTACCCATTCGTTGCAATTGTCCAACTGGATCAAAATTTAAATATTATTAGTTCCTATACTGGATGGATTTTTAGTGAAGAAAAGCTTCGTAAAAAATTGGAATTGATTCCGCATTAA
- a CDS encoding YfhJ family protein, translating into MNDKYEVLTKELLEKNSFLSYSQARAWIELLWEDFQVTYAKSGRYQGEEMTEQIVRTWINNHGERLHEIRTNNPKYSHLINQDDHLKH; encoded by the coding sequence ATGAATGATAAGTATGAAGTATTAACAAAAGAATTACTTGAAAAAAATAGCTTTCTGTCTTATTCTCAGGCTCGTGCATGGATTGAGTTATTATGGGAGGACTTCCAAGTAACGTATGCAAAGTCTGGTCGTTATCAAGGTGAAGAAATGACGGAACAAATTGTAAGAACATGGATTAATAACCATGGTGAACGCCTTCATGAAATCCGCACGAATAATCCGAAATATAGTCATTTAATTAATCAAGATGATCATTTAAAGCATTAA
- a CDS encoding small, acid-soluble spore protein K — MGRQAEFWSESKNNSKIDGPTKAKARFASKRPNGTINTHPQERMRAANHQEE; from the coding sequence TTGGGTAGACAAGCCGAATTTTGGTCTGAATCAAAAAACAACAGCAAAATCGATGGTCCAACGAAAGCAAAAGCTCGTTTTGCTTCGAAAAGACCTAACGGCACAATTAACACGCACCCACAGGAACGTATGCGTGCCGCAAATCATCAGGAAGAGTAA
- a CDS encoding YpzG family protein, giving the protein MSYRNHLDRRSELFNPTWARPKHAKAQVNGQTQQNQSLIILANEMRKRQI; this is encoded by the coding sequence ATGAGCTACCGTAATCATTTAGATCGTCGTTCTGAATTATTCAACCCTACCTGGGCACGTCCGAAACATGCAAAAGCGCAAGTAAATGGACAGACGCAGCAAAACCAGTCTCTCATTATTTTGGCGAATGAGATGAGAAAACGCCAAATTTAA
- a CDS encoding YfhH family protein, with the protein MNMPKRYSDMTPHELREEIGILKEQAVKAEQLGIVNEFDVLMRKMAMARAYMTDINAFQIGETYELIEEPGVFFTITYFNGVFAWGHKQNETEEIGIPISLLQEK; encoded by the coding sequence ATGAATATGCCAAAACGTTATAGTGATATGACACCACATGAGTTAAGAGAGGAAATTGGCATTTTAAAAGAACAGGCTGTGAAAGCAGAGCAGCTTGGTATAGTAAATGAGTTTGACGTATTAATGAGAAAAATGGCAATGGCTCGTGCTTATATGACAGATATAAACGCATTTCAGATTGGTGAAACGTATGAACTTATAGAAGAACCGGGTGTCTTCTTTACGATTACGTATTTCAATGGAGTATTTGCTTGGGGACATAAACAAAATGAGACAGAGGAAATTGGTATTCCTATTTCGCTATTACAAGAGAAATAA
- the recX gene encoding recombination regulator RecX, which yields MAVITKIEVQKRTKERFNIYIDKGQGEEYGFSVNQVTLIKHGLQKGLEIDEVELANILYNEEVQKAYLQAISYLSYQMRTKQEVEEYLRKKEIGQAVISEVISKLLHDHYINDKEYAISYVRTHSNVNQKGPTIIRRELFSKGVQDIIITHSLQEYPKEKQIENAFELVEKKKKSYQKHSFLQMKQKLEEMLVRKGYNRDVIQICLEELKEEKDDTQQQAALLYHGSKYHEKHKKHDGWTYENKMKQALYRKGFSIDEIEIFLQMKREEG from the coding sequence ATGGCTGTCATTACAAAAATAGAAGTACAAAAACGAACGAAAGAACGATTTAATATTTATATTGATAAAGGACAAGGTGAAGAATACGGATTTAGTGTGAATCAAGTAACCTTAATCAAGCACGGTTTGCAAAAGGGTTTAGAAATCGATGAAGTAGAGTTAGCAAATATTTTATACAATGAAGAAGTACAAAAAGCATATTTGCAAGCAATTTCTTATTTATCCTATCAAATGCGGACGAAACAGGAAGTAGAAGAATACTTACGAAAAAAAGAAATTGGACAAGCCGTCATCTCTGAAGTTATTTCGAAATTATTACATGATCACTATATTAATGATAAAGAGTATGCCATTTCGTATGTGCGAACGCATAGTAACGTGAACCAAAAAGGACCGACAATTATTAGACGGGAACTTTTTAGTAAAGGTGTCCAAGATATAATTATTACTCATAGTTTACAAGAGTATCCGAAAGAGAAGCAAATTGAAAATGCCTTTGAGCTTGTAGAAAAAAAGAAAAAGTCCTATCAAAAGCATTCTTTTTTACAAATGAAACAAAAGCTAGAAGAAATGTTAGTCCGTAAAGGATATAATCGAGATGTAATTCAAATTTGTCTAGAAGAATTAAAAGAGGAAAAGGATGATACGCAGCAACAAGCTGCATTGTTATATCATGGAAGTAAGTATCATGAGAAGCATAAAAAGCATGATGGATGGACATATGAAAATAAGATGAAACAAGCGTTATATCGAAAAGGATTTTCTATTGATGAGATAGAGATATTTTTACAAATGAAACGTGAAGAGGGATGA
- a CDS encoding TIGR01777 family oxidoreductase, with product MNIYNEEEVQLKIAISGGTGFIGKALATFLSLKGYTIYILTREKKETPFNSNIHYVQWDKCSPKFPLTSIDVVVNLAGESINNGRWTKKQKENIITSRLHTTNSLIKQLQTSPNKPHTFINASAIGYYGTSETKIFTEQNKEHGSDFLATTVKLWEEAASHATSLGIRTVYTRFGIVLGKEGGALPKMLLPYKLFIGGTIGSGNQWLSWIHLDDVIRMIDFAIDTKEIEGPLNITAPNPTTMKEFGKTLSFIMHRPHWLPVPAFALHALLGEMSMLVLQGQHVLPNKAIQHGYQYSFPTLNPALQNIILHTL from the coding sequence ATGAATATATATAATGAGGAGGAAGTTCAGTTGAAAATTGCAATTTCTGGGGGCACTGGTTTTATCGGTAAAGCATTAGCTACTTTTTTAAGCCTAAAAGGGTACACCATTTACATTCTTACCCGAGAAAAAAAAGAGACACCTTTCAACTCTAACATTCACTACGTCCAATGGGATAAATGCTCACCTAAATTCCCTCTCACCTCTATCGATGTTGTTGTTAATCTAGCTGGAGAATCTATTAATAACGGTCGATGGACAAAGAAGCAGAAAGAAAACATTATAACGAGTCGTCTTCATACAACAAATAGTCTCATCAAACAATTACAAACATCACCAAATAAGCCCCATACTTTTATTAACGCTAGCGCAATTGGCTATTACGGTACATCTGAAACAAAAATTTTTACAGAACAGAACAAAGAACATGGCAGTGACTTTTTAGCAACTACAGTAAAACTATGGGAAGAAGCCGCCTCTCATGCAACTTCTCTCGGAATTCGAACCGTCTATACACGCTTTGGAATTGTTTTAGGAAAAGAGGGTGGTGCCCTTCCTAAAATGTTGCTTCCCTACAAATTATTTATTGGTGGCACAATCGGTTCAGGTAATCAGTGGCTGTCTTGGATTCATCTAGATGATGTCATCCGCATGATTGATTTTGCAATAGACACAAAAGAAATAGAAGGCCCTCTTAACATTACAGCACCAAATCCTACAACAATGAAAGAGTTTGGAAAGACACTTTCATTTATCATGCATCGCCCACATTGGCTTCCCGTTCCAGCATTTGCACTACATGCTTTACTTGGAGAAATGAGTATGCTTGTGCTACAAGGACAACATGTATTGCCTAACAAAGCAATACAGCACGGATACCAATATTCTTTTCCTACATTAAACCCTGCATTACAAAATATTATATTGCATACACTGTAG
- a CDS encoding amidohydrolase, whose product MKTLFKQAIVYPITSSKFQGDVLVKHNQIAAIKPHIEPTQDMTVIDARALHLLPGFIDVHTHLGLYDEGTGWAGNDANETSEVLTPHIRSLDGIHPFDIAFQDAVQNGVTTAHVMPGSQNIIGGTTCVIKTAGTCIDHMIIQEPAGLKIAFGENPKRVHSNGTKESITRMGIMGLLRESFYEAQHYGNEADFRMLPILKALHREIPVRIHAHRADDILSSLRFAKEFNLDLRIEHCTEGHFIVKELANQNLKISVGPTLTRRSKIELKNKSWDTYHTLSKHGIEVSITTDHPYTPIQYLNVCAAIAVREGLDEKIALEGVTIIPARNLRLEKRIGSIEVGKDADLVLWTHHPFHYLAKPVLTMIDGKIIYKKNKKN is encoded by the coding sequence ATGAAAACGCTATTTAAGCAGGCCATTGTATATCCCATTACTTCTTCCAAATTTCAAGGAGATGTATTGGTTAAACACAATCAAATCGCTGCGATAAAACCACATATTGAGCCCACTCAAGATATGACTGTTATTGATGCAAGAGCCCTTCACCTTTTACCAGGATTTATCGATGTGCATACTCATCTCGGCTTATACGATGAAGGGACTGGATGGGCTGGAAATGATGCCAATGAAACATCTGAAGTATTAACACCACATATTCGTTCTTTAGATGGTATCCATCCTTTTGATATTGCTTTTCAAGATGCGGTTCAAAATGGGGTTACAACTGCCCACGTTATGCCTGGAAGTCAAAATATTATTGGCGGGACAACATGTGTGATTAAAACTGCCGGAACTTGTATCGATCATATGATTATTCAAGAACCTGCTGGATTAAAAATTGCATTTGGAGAAAATCCAAAACGAGTTCATAGTAATGGCACAAAAGAATCGATTACTCGTATGGGGATTATGGGATTGCTTCGTGAATCTTTTTACGAAGCACAACATTATGGAAACGAAGCAGATTTTCGAATGCTCCCTATTCTAAAAGCTTTGCACCGAGAAATTCCAGTACGTATTCATGCTCATCGGGCAGATGACATTCTTTCCTCTCTTCGCTTTGCAAAAGAATTCAATCTTGATTTACGTATTGAACACTGCACAGAAGGACATTTTATTGTAAAAGAACTTGCCAATCAAAATTTAAAAATATCTGTTGGTCCGACATTAACACGCCGATCAAAAATTGAACTAAAAAATAAATCATGGGATACTTACCATACTTTATCAAAGCATGGGATAGAAGTTTCGATTACAACAGATCATCCCTATACTCCCATTCAATATTTAAATGTTTGTGCAGCCATCGCTGTCAGGGAAGGATTAGATGAAAAAATTGCATTAGAAGGAGTTACAATCATTCCCGCTCGAAACTTACGTTTAGAGAAAAGAATTGGAAGTATTGAAGTTGGAAAAGATGCCGATCTTGTATTATGGACACATCACCCATTTCATTACTTAGCCAAGCCCGTACTAACTATGATTGATGGAAAAATAATTTACAAAAAAAATAAAAAAAACTAG
- a CDS encoding GNAT family N-acetyltransferase: MLKKRDLHDSHVLYDLMVDPAVFPFVRQKAYSYEEFLFLTKQTIEAEERGELISRTILDEWGTPIGTITLFDVQEKAGFLGTWLGKPYHGQGYNKLAKDAFFSELFYELDIEIIFMRIRKVNIRSMKAAEKLPYVNLANETRKAVYDQINAIEEVYNLYEIPKDQYTLSTMRDTTFQDTHHLKEA; the protein is encoded by the coding sequence ATGTTAAAAAAACGCGACTTACACGACAGCCACGTTCTATATGATTTAATGGTGGATCCTGCTGTCTTCCCTTTTGTGCGTCAAAAAGCTTATTCATACGAAGAGTTTTTATTTTTAACAAAGCAAACAATAGAAGCAGAAGAGCGTGGTGAATTAATTTCACGCACAATTTTAGATGAATGGGGAACCCCTATCGGCACGATTACTTTATTTGATGTGCAAGAAAAAGCTGGTTTTCTTGGTACATGGCTTGGAAAACCGTATCATGGCCAGGGGTATAATAAATTAGCAAAAGATGCTTTTTTCAGCGAGCTTTTCTATGAGTTAGATATTGAAATAATCTTTATGCGTATTCGCAAAGTAAATATTCGTTCGATGAAAGCAGCTGAAAAACTACCATATGTAAACCTAGCAAACGAAACTAGAAAAGCTGTTTATGATCAAATTAACGCAATCGAAGAAGTATATAACTTATATGAAATTCCAAAAGATCAATATACTCTTTCTACAATGCGTGATACTACATTCCAAGATACTCATCATTTAAAAGAAGCGTAG
- a CDS encoding YfhE family protein: protein MDRKKREKARNTLNSTQEVLYQREFRRADRAAGYRPKGV, encoded by the coding sequence ATGGATAGAAAGAAACGTGAAAAAGCAAGAAATACATTAAATAGTACACAAGAGGTTCTTTATCAACGAGAGTTTCGAAGAGCAGATCGTGCAGCGGGATATCGCCCTAAAGGTGTATAA
- a CDS encoding diglucosyl diacylglycerol synthase, giving the protein MIKNPKVLILTAHYGNGHVQVAKTLAQTFRQKGIEDVIVCDLFGESHPVITDITKYLYLKSYTIGKELYRLFYYGVEKIYDKKIASWYANFGRKRLKALLHAEKPDIVINTFPIIAVPELKKQTGFSIPVYNVLTDFCLHKIWIHREVDRYFVATDHVKKVMVEIGVPSEQIVETGIPIRKNFELTINPEILYSKYHLSREKKILLIVAGAHGVLGNVKELCQSFMTVPNLQIAVVCGKNEALKQELLGLKEQKPEALTVFGYVENIDELFRITSCMITKPGGITLSEAAALQVPVILYKPVPGQENENAIYFEKKGAALVIREDEDIFAKTKALLEDDRKLLQMKEAMGSIYRPEPACHIVDAILEENHVQSNHMPIKSPALAQSFT; this is encoded by the coding sequence TTGATAAAAAACCCCAAGGTTTTAATATTAACTGCACATTACGGTAACGGTCATGTGCAAGTAGCAAAAACATTAGCACAAACATTTCGTCAAAAAGGAATTGAGGATGTGATTGTGTGTGACCTATTTGGAGAGTCACATCCAGTCATAACGGATATTACAAAATATTTATACTTGAAAAGTTATACAATAGGTAAAGAGCTATATCGCTTATTTTATTATGGTGTAGAAAAGATTTACGATAAGAAAATTGCATCGTGGTATGCGAATTTTGGGAGAAAACGCTTAAAAGCATTATTACATGCAGAAAAACCAGACATTGTTATTAATACATTTCCAATTATTGCAGTACCGGAATTGAAAAAACAAACAGGTTTCTCAATTCCTGTTTATAATGTGTTAACAGATTTTTGTTTACACAAAATATGGATTCATCGTGAAGTAGATCGTTATTTTGTAGCGACAGATCATGTGAAAAAAGTAATGGTTGAAATTGGTGTACCTTCAGAGCAAATTGTAGAAACTGGGATTCCAATTCGTAAAAACTTTGAATTAACTATTAACCCGGAAATCCTATATAGTAAATATCACTTATCTCGTGAGAAAAAGATTTTACTTATTGTAGCAGGTGCCCATGGTGTATTAGGAAATGTAAAAGAATTATGTCAATCATTTATGACAGTTCCTAATCTTCAAATAGCTGTTGTCTGTGGGAAAAATGAAGCCTTAAAACAAGAGTTATTAGGGCTTAAGGAACAAAAGCCTGAGGCATTAACAGTATTTGGTTATGTAGAGAATATCGATGAGTTATTCCGTATTACCTCTTGTATGATTACAAAGCCAGGGGGCATTACATTAAGCGAAGCGGCAGCTTTACAAGTACCTGTCATTTTATATAAACCAGTACCGGGACAAGAAAATGAAAATGCAATATATTTTGAAAAAAAAGGAGCTGCACTTGTAATTCGTGAAGATGAGGACATTTTTGCGAAAACAAAGGCACTATTAGAAGATGATAGGAAGCTCTTACAAATGAAAGAAGCGATGGGAAGTATCTATCGTCCAGAGCCAGCTTGCCACATTGTAGATGCAATTTTAGAAGAGAACCATGTGCAATCTAATCATATGCCGATTAAGTCGCCAGCTCTTGCTCAATCTTTTACGTAA